The following coding sequences lie in one Heyndrickxia oleronia genomic window:
- a CDS encoding NAD kinase codes for MSERRNIYFYSNQQDIEEKVELLKKTAIQYDFHIVDNDRDANIIVSVGSDGTFLQAVRKSGFRDDCLYVGVSTKDRLGMYCDFHIDDLSEMVEAMNKDKIEVRRYPIIQVNIDQQGSFYCLNEFSIRSSIIKTFVMDVYIDDLLFETFRGDGLLIATPTGSTAYNKSVNGAIVDPLLPCIQVSELASLNNNQYRTLGSSFILSGSRKLTLKVVQSGNDYPIMGMDNEAISIQHVDKIDISLNDKKIKTVKLKDNSFWEKVQRIFL; via the coding sequence AAAAAAGACCGCGATTCAATATGACTTTCATATCGTTGATAATGATCGAGACGCTAATATTATCGTAAGTGTTGGTAGTGATGGCACCTTTTTGCAAGCTGTTCGTAAATCTGGATTTAGAGATGATTGTTTATATGTAGGGGTATCAACAAAGGATCGTTTAGGTATGTATTGTGATTTTCATATTGATGACCTATCCGAAATGGTTGAAGCGATGAACAAGGATAAAATCGAAGTAAGAAGATACCCAATTATTCAAGTCAATATTGATCAACAAGGATCGTTTTATTGCTTAAATGAATTTAGCATCCGATCTAGCATTATTAAAACATTTGTCATGGACGTTTACATCGACGACCTCCTCTTTGAAACCTTTAGAGGAGATGGATTATTAATTGCCACACCAACCGGGAGTACAGCATATAATAAATCCGTGAATGGTGCGATTGTTGATCCACTTCTTCCTTGTATACAGGTAAGCGAGTTGGCATCACTCAATAATAATCAATATCGAACATTAGGCTCCTCATTTATTCTCAGTGGTAGCAGAAAACTAACACTAAAAGTCGTCCAGTCTGGAAATGATTATCCTATCATGGGGATGGATAATGAAGCAATCAGTATTCAACATGTTGATAAAATTGATATCTCATTAAACGATAAAAAAATTAAAACTGTAAAATTAAAAGATAATTCTTTCTGGGAAAAAGTGCAAAGAATTTTTTTATAA